The window TGATGCAGTTACTATGGTTAAACTGTTTAATTCCAATCGTTTAACGTTGGGAGGCTCGGTGGCTATTTATTTGCCGGAGCTAGTAAAAATTGAAAATGCAGCAAAACCACCTTACGGATGCTTGTTGAGCTTAGGAGTGGGATACCCAATTACACCAATACACCAGATTTTTGGATGAAGCCACCAAAAAATAGTCAAGAAGCTTTGAATCTGATTTTTGACCACTCGGCTAACTTTAAGCCGGGGGAGAGTTATGAATATTCAAATGCCAACTACCTACTCGTTACTAAAATTAAGGAAAAGGTACTTGCAATCTATAATTTTCAATGTATACAAAAAGAGATCTTCAACCCTTTGGAAGTAGGAGCATACCGGCACGATTCCCGACTACCAAAGTATTGCCAAATACCTCCCGGAGATTGATTCGGTTGTGGTACAAGTTGTGAATCCTACAGATTTTGAAGGTTATCCTTGGAGTCTGTCCGAAATTCTTTATGATAGGATAATAAAGATTATTAATTTGAAAAAACAGCATTAAAATACTGAATTGCTGTAAAAGCTTCATTTTGAATGAATAGCATTTGTCAACATATATTTCAGTAGCAATGTTAAAGTTATTTTGTTTTTTGCACCGGAATTAATTGATAGATAAGGAATGATTACAGCCCAAAAGGTGTTTCACTTATGGTTGATGATTTTTTGCAATAGTTAAGCCCACAAGACCTCCCAAATAGCCCATTTTTACCATAAGTTCATTTCATATTTCTTCAATGGGATTTGAAATGGAGTAATCATTAACAACTATTATACTTTAAAAGCTTTATGAAATACAGAAAACTTGGAAACACGGATCTTAATCTTTCAGCTGTAACCTTTGGTTCTTTTGCCATTGGCGGTTGGTTATGGGGAGGTACAGAGCAAAATGCTGCTGTTGATGCCATCAAAGCCTCTTATGATTTGGGTGTGACTTCCATTGATACGGCCCCAATTTACGGTCAAGGTTTAAGTGAAGATATTGTGGGACATGCCATTAAAGATCTACCCCGAGACAAGGTGCAGATTCTTACAAAATTCGGAATGCGATGGGATTTGGAAAAGGGCACATTGGTTTTCAATAGCCAAGATGGAAATGGAAATGATATCGGCATTTACAAG of the Cyclobacterium marinum DSM 745 genome contains:
- a CDS encoding serine hydrolase, which gives rise to MDEEGKAPGFCAAGWQDREKRIPVHPKTLFKIASKDKLYDAVTMVKLFNSNRLTLGGSVAIYLPELVKIENAAKPPYGCLLSLGVGYPITPIHQIFG
- a CDS encoding beta-lactamase family protein, which encodes MLVELRSGIPNYTNTPDFWMKPPKNSQEALNLIFDHSANFKPGESYEYSNANYLLVTKIKEKVLAIYNFQCIQKEIFNPLEVGAYRHDSRLPKYCQIPPGD